The following coding sequences are from one Herpetosiphon gulosus window:
- a CDS encoding sialidase family protein translates to MTQAGDRYERRLWQGEPSAGPTAIMARQGRIIVAATLAGTVRLWESRDSGVTWNAVTSPVHASVAQLAILPDGRAVLALLMRTGMQFHLTIATETTAGSGTWQQANPLPSSASAVLTMWQRDDVRTDQAGMPSLVIAQGMAGGVQLAITQDGTTWQPQTIASATPHALALSAVGDRLVVVHEQYGIWQRFKQSM, encoded by the coding sequence GTGACGCAGGCAGGCGACCGCTATGAGCGACGGTTGTGGCAGGGCGAGCCGAGTGCAGGCCCAACGGCAATCATGGCGCGCCAAGGCCGGATTATCGTCGCGGCCACGCTCGCTGGAACGGTGCGGCTGTGGGAAAGTCGCGATAGCGGGGTGACATGGAATGCCGTGACCAGTCCGGTGCATGCGAGCGTGGCGCAACTGGCTATCCTGCCTGATGGCCGCGCCGTGCTGGCGTTGCTCATGCGCACGGGGATGCAGTTTCACCTGACCATCGCAACCGAAACGACGGCAGGCAGTGGCACATGGCAACAGGCTAACCCCTTGCCAAGCAGCGCTAGTGCAGTATTGACCATGTGGCAGCGGGACGACGTGCGCACCGATCAGGCAGGCATGCCGTCGCTGGTGATCGCGCAGGGCATGGCGGGTGGCGTGCAGCTTGCCATAACGCAGGACGGGACAACGTGGCAACCGCAGACTATTGCCAGTGCCACCCCGCATGCGCTCGCCCTGAGCGCCGTCGGGGATCGACTGGTCGTGGTGCATGAGCAGTATGGGATATGGCAACGATTCAAGCAATCGATGTAA